CAACGTTGCACACTTCGGGATGCTGGAGCCCGATGCGGTAGTACGGGCAGCTCAACTCGCGAATGATGACTTTGTCGCCGGCGTCTTCCAAGCGGGCGTCAAAGCCCTCCTCGGAGAGCAGGTCGACGAGCCGGGCAAGCTTCTGCTGCAAGGGCAGGCCTTCGAGCTGGAGCGCGTGGTTGTCCGCCATGCTGCTGGCCACGCCGCTGAACAGGAGCTGGATTTGGTGCTCCGGTAGGCTGACCTTGATCTCGTCGAGCAGCCGGTTCGCCAGGCGGTAGTAGCGGGCGGGGGCCAGGTCCATGCCGGCCTCGGTCAGGAAGAACTGGTGCCGCGGCCGGCCGACTCCA
This window of the Anaerolineales bacterium genome carries:
- a CDS encoding ArsR family transcriptional regulator, whose amino-acid sequence is MATPTRDTILRSLRAQGRCTVNQLADAAEVSPVSVRHHLANLQAEGWVGVEEVKHGVGRPRHQFFLTEAGMDLAPARYYRLANRLLDEIKVSLPEHQIQLLFSGVASSMADNHALQLEGLPLQQKLARLVDLLSEEGFDARLEDAGDKVIIRELSCPYYRIGLQHPEVCNVDQAFIATALNLPVERVSCLLGGDSNCTFAVTKEPVKQGGAGL